The Pedobacter roseus genome contains a region encoding:
- a CDS encoding DUF5071 domain-containing protein: protein MKNKDYIPTNIYDIAAVERLKHLPFESVKQDVPALLEWLQDTHWDVAEGIAKYLVPHVNEITKELLFILNSNDGMWKYFVIYNLIARSQHELDPVLIETLRRIAEYPSGIDTEDAVDEAAKDILMNESLCG, encoded by the coding sequence ATGAAAAATAAGGATTATATTCCAACTAACATTTATGATATTGCGGCGGTTGAACGTTTAAAACATTTACCATTTGAGTCAGTTAAGCAAGATGTTCCGGCATTATTGGAATGGTTGCAAGATACGCATTGGGATGTGGCTGAAGGCATTGCTAAATATTTGGTGCCTCATGTTAATGAAATCACAAAAGAATTATTATTTATCCTGAACTCCAACGATGGCATGTGGAAGTATTTTGTTATCTATAATTTAATTGCACGTTCGCAGCATGAACTTGACCCCGTATTAATAGAAACCCTGAGAAGAATTGCTGAATATCCATCAGGTATTGATACGGAGGATGCAGTTGATGAAGCAGCAAAGGATATTCTCATGAATGAATCTTTATGTGGTTAG
- a CDS encoding ABC transporter ATP-binding protein encodes MKNNHAAGARSPWQRLVLMLHLERKTINYIYVYAILIGLIGLSLPLGTSAVFNLLSNGAMYSSTYILIAVILVGIVVGGLLLIGQLTLVEFLEQKIFTKAALEFAFRLPRIKKKALEGENPTELVNRFFDILTIQKGLTKLLVDIVAAAVLIFFSVILLSFYHPVFMAFGTFVLIVIALILVLYYRRGVETSIEESGYKYEVVAYLEDIASDLDTYRQSETKRKEIIERTDKITANYIQARNNHFGILKKFFISAVAMRTILMGALLLLGSYFVVERQMTFGQFVAAEVIIVQISYAIEKLMTNLNTVFDMITGSEKLAVVTDLELEEGEINHG; translated from the coding sequence ATGAAAAATAATCACGCTGCCGGCGCCCGTTCGCCATGGCAAAGATTGGTGCTTATGCTCCATCTGGAACGCAAAACCATCAACTACATTTATGTTTATGCCATCTTAATTGGCTTAATCGGCCTTTCGCTCCCACTTGGAACAAGTGCCGTTTTCAACCTGCTCTCCAACGGAGCGATGTACAGTTCCACCTATATCCTTATTGCAGTCATTTTGGTTGGTATTGTTGTGGGCGGTTTACTGCTCATCGGTCAATTAACGCTGGTTGAATTTCTTGAACAAAAGATTTTCACCAAAGCGGCTCTCGAGTTTGCCTTCCGTTTGCCACGAATTAAAAAGAAAGCACTTGAAGGAGAAAATCCCACCGAGCTTGTCAATCGTTTTTTTGATATCCTCACCATACAAAAGGGCTTGACTAAACTACTGGTTGATATCGTTGCCGCAGCCGTATTGATATTCTTTAGTGTGATACTGCTTTCCTTTTATCACCCTGTTTTTATGGCCTTTGGCACATTTGTGCTGATTGTAATCGCCTTGATTCTTGTTTTATATTATCGCCGTGGTGTAGAAACGAGCATTGAAGAATCAGGCTATAAATATGAAGTGGTTGCTTACCTGGAAGATATTGCTTCCGATCTGGATACCTACAGGCAGAGCGAAACCAAAAGAAAAGAGATTATTGAAAGGACGGATAAAATCACAGCAAACTACATACAAGCCCGTAACAACCATTTCGGCATTTTGAAAAAATTTTTCATCAGTGCGGTGGCCATGCGTACCATACTGATGGGCGCATTATTACTTTTGGGATCTTATTTCGTTGTAGAAAGGCAAATGACTTTTGGACAGTTTGTAGCGGCTGAGGTAATTATTGTACAGATTAGCTATGCCATTGAAAAACTAATGACTAACCTGAATACCGTGTTTGACATGATTACAGGTAGCGAAAAGCTAGCTGTAGTAACCGACCTGGAGTTGGAGGAAGGAGAAATTAACCATGGCTAA
- a CDS encoding HlyD family secretion protein produces the protein MANTGNNLAQLQNWESLSVHANSKIINAKGPKRLGRILLFIMAFFVLLLFLPYRQTIPGRGTVTALRPEDRPQTVQNQIGGRIEHWAVREGQEVKKGDTILLISETSQSYFDPELPTRLNEQLDAKRGSETAAGQKIDATKAQMKALTDGLHFQMKAAENKVLQARNYVSIDSAELLAVQKFYETTKVRLERYETGYKNGLFSLTDIETRRLKLQEDNAKVISQRNKLNNSAQNLLNASIELDNIRAKYQESMSKAQSDMSSAISGKASAQGDIAKLRNDISNLSIRRGLYVVRAPQSGFIVKTLKAGIGENIKEGESVATLQPRSPMVAAELYVSAMDVPLILDTSDVRLQFEGWPSVQFSGWPSVAVGTFAGKVFSIDRTSSTGGKYRLLVSQTNPVPTKDEPWPPQLRQGSGVYGRIILRSVPLWYEIWRQLNGFPPSLDKEPSTNTKDKK, from the coding sequence ATGGCTAACACAGGCAATAACCTGGCTCAACTCCAAAACTGGGAATCACTTTCGGTACATGCCAACAGTAAAATTATAAATGCAAAAGGTCCGAAAAGACTCGGTAGAATCCTGCTTTTCATCATGGCATTTTTCGTTTTATTATTATTCCTTCCCTACCGACAAACCATACCCGGGCGTGGCACCGTTACTGCACTTAGGCCCGAAGATCGACCTCAAACCGTGCAGAACCAGATTGGTGGCCGCATTGAGCATTGGGCCGTTCGTGAAGGGCAGGAAGTAAAAAAAGGCGATACCATACTTTTGATTTCGGAAACCAGTCAATCTTATTTTGATCCCGAACTCCCTACACGGCTAAACGAGCAACTTGATGCCAAGCGTGGCAGTGAAACCGCTGCAGGGCAGAAAATTGATGCAACCAAAGCGCAAATGAAAGCACTTACCGATGGCTTGCATTTTCAAATGAAAGCGGCAGAGAATAAAGTATTACAAGCCAGAAATTATGTAAGTATTGATAGTGCGGAATTATTGGCAGTCCAAAAATTTTATGAAACCACAAAAGTGCGTTTAGAAAGGTATGAAACGGGTTACAAAAACGGGCTTTTCTCGCTAACTGATATTGAGACGCGCCGACTTAAACTACAGGAAGATAACGCCAAAGTAATCAGTCAGCGGAATAAATTGAATAACTCTGCACAAAACTTATTAAATGCTTCCATTGAGCTCGATAATATCAGGGCAAAATACCAGGAATCGATGTCGAAAGCACAATCAGACATGAGTTCGGCCATATCCGGCAAAGCAAGTGCACAGGGAGATATTGCAAAATTACGCAACGATATTTCAAACCTCAGCATCAGGCGTGGCCTCTATGTGGTAAGGGCTCCTCAAAGCGGCTTTATCGTTAAAACCTTAAAAGCGGGTATCGGCGAGAATATCAAGGAAGGTGAATCGGTAGCTACTCTACAGCCAAGATCGCCAATGGTTGCTGCAGAACTCTATGTAAGTGCAATGGACGTTCCTTTGATATTAGACACCAGCGATGTTCGTTTGCAATTTGAAGGTTGGCCATCGGTACAGTTTTCAGGCTGGCCATCGGTAGCTGTGGGTACTTTTGCAGGCAAAGTATTTTCCATCGACCGCACGAGCAGCACTGGTGGGAAATACCGTCTTTTAGTTAGCCAAACCAATCCAGTCCCAACCAAAGACGAACCCTGGCCACCTCAATTAAGACAGGGCTCAGGCGTTTACGGAAGGATTATCCTCCGATCAGTACCCCTTTGGTATGAAATATGGCGACAATTGAACGGCTTTCCACCAAGTTTGGATAAAGAACCTTCAACGAACACGAAAGACAAAAAATAG
- a CDS encoding helix-turn-helix domain-containing protein, translated as MQQPLLNKTFSEKNHEEALSLNDGLMAKIHNSNDPHYCSSEPFRVSSYALILITKGKLNIKINFEDYVLNHRDILLVLPHSVYEITDNSSVSFISIHFNKSYLKNKGIFFNSGETYRMSKDIQSHKFSLSKEEYNFIYYDMLALHKKLNVSKDTPQIKNIVHNSFLELLYDIFLLKNKQKNPAPFVHNSRTELTNRFLALVSENFKTEKRVIYYANCLRITPRHLSQVVKQVTDRTAGEIIDEMVIREAKLLLTSHVMNISEVAIELCFSNSSFFGKYFKKQTGVTPSEYKMSNNIAV; from the coding sequence ATGCAGCAACCGTTACTTAATAAAACTTTTTCAGAAAAAAATCATGAGGAAGCGCTTTCTTTAAATGATGGCCTGATGGCGAAAATCCATAACAGCAATGATCCACATTATTGCAGTTCGGAGCCTTTCCGCGTTTCGAGTTATGCCCTCATACTGATTACTAAAGGCAAACTTAATATCAAGATCAATTTTGAAGATTATGTGCTCAACCACAGGGATATTTTACTGGTTTTGCCACATTCTGTTTATGAGATTACAGATAACAGCAGTGTTTCATTTATCAGTATCCATTTTAATAAAAGCTACCTTAAAAATAAAGGCATATTTTTTAACAGCGGCGAAACATACCGGATGTCGAAAGATATTCAGTCACATAAATTTTCATTATCAAAAGAGGAATATAACTTTATCTATTACGATATGCTGGCGCTCCATAAGAAACTTAATGTTTCGAAAGATACGCCACAGATTAAAAACATAGTGCACAATAGCTTTCTGGAACTTCTTTATGATATTTTCCTTCTTAAAAACAAACAGAAAAATCCAGCTCCATTTGTACATAACAGCCGCACCGAATTAACAAACCGGTTTTTAGCACTGGTATCAGAAAATTTTAAAACGGAAAAAAGGGTAATCTATTATGCCAATTGCCTGCGTATTACACCGAGACATTTATCGCAGGTGGTTAAACAGGTTACAGATAGAACGGCTGGCGAAATTATTGATGAAATGGTAATCAGGGAGGCCAAATTACTGTTAACCAGCCATGTAATGAATATCTCGGAAGTAGCGATAGAACTTTGTTTTAGCAATTCTTCGTTCTTTGGCAAATACTTTAAAAAACAGACGGGAGTTACCCCTTCTGAGTATAAAATGTCGAATAATATTGCGGTTTAG
- a CDS encoding glycoside hydrolase family 16 protein, protein MRKQSNHLKKMAGTMLLLTVLVSACKKSEKNDTAIPIDEKVTPRALTLVWQDEFDGNSLNAAKWNYENGNLGVNNEKQFYQTSNVSVNNGNLIITARKESVGGQPYTSGRINTNGKFSIKYGRIEARMKLPMVQGTWPAFWMLGSNIGSVGWPKCGEIDIMEHVNTSNSILGTIHWDYNGYVYYSNNTTTTPGDYHVYAVEWTSSGIRWYVDGNLYATGNTTNNINGTDEFHKPFFIIFNMAVGGNLPGQTINDAALPTSMNVDYVRVYNIS, encoded by the coding sequence ATGAGAAAGCAATCTAATCATTTAAAAAAAATGGCAGGCACTATGCTGCTATTAACAGTGCTGGTTTCGGCCTGCAAAAAAAGCGAGAAAAACGATACCGCTATCCCTATTGACGAAAAGGTTACACCAAGAGCACTTACACTGGTTTGGCAGGATGAATTTGATGGCAACAGCTTAAATGCCGCCAAGTGGAATTATGAAAACGGAAACCTGGGTGTAAATAACGAAAAACAATTTTATCAAACCAGCAACGTAAGCGTTAACAATGGCAACCTGATTATTACCGCCCGAAAAGAATCGGTAGGCGGTCAGCCTTATACCTCAGGCAGGATCAATACCAACGGAAAATTCTCTATTAAGTATGGTCGTATTGAAGCCCGGATGAAACTGCCCATGGTACAAGGCACCTGGCCTGCATTCTGGATGCTGGGCAGCAATATAGGAAGCGTAGGATGGCCAAAATGTGGCGAAATCGATATTATGGAACATGTAAACACCAGTAATTCTATTTTAGGCACCATCCACTGGGACTATAATGGCTATGTGTATTATAGCAATAATACCACCACCACTCCCGGCGATTATCATGTTTATGCGGTAGAATGGACTTCCAGCGGTATCAGGTGGTATGTTGATGGTAATTTATATGCAACGGGTAACACCACCAATAACATCAACGGAACCGACGAATTTCATAAACCGTTTTTTATCATTTTTAATATGGCTGTAGGCGGAAACCTTCCAGGACAAACGATTAACGATGCTGCCTTGCCAACCAGCATGAATGTAGATTATGTGAGGGTGTATAATATTAGCTAA
- a CDS encoding helix-turn-helix domain-containing protein yields the protein MKKLIPILDSCTLTDNKRADILVDRLQNYLDKHRNLVFPHRHKFYHFVLFTSGTGSHSIDFNTYSVTPWQIYFMSPGQVHTWQFDAGIDGYIVNFERDFFQSFLLKPDYLDSFSFFTGTDHSNVKELPAEIRNAAEVICRQLYAQVNDSLHKNIDFQKVLLLSLLMLVEQHTPALQLQQFQTHNMVVLRNFQNLVEEHYLLKRLPKDYAEMLHLTPNHLNAICKELIGTQAGEVIRERVLLEAKRLLVSGEVNISQIANELNFNDNSYFTKFFKKYTGLTPEQFKKEHSA from the coding sequence ATGAAAAAACTCATACCCATTTTAGATTCTTGCACCCTAACGGATAATAAACGGGCTGATATTTTGGTCGACCGGTTGCAGAACTATTTGGATAAACATCGTAATCTCGTTTTTCCGCACCGGCATAAGTTCTATCATTTTGTGCTTTTTACTTCGGGTACAGGCAGCCATTCCATCGATTTTAATACCTACAGTGTAACGCCCTGGCAAATTTATTTTATGTCGCCTGGCCAGGTGCATACCTGGCAATTCGATGCAGGGATTGATGGTTATATCGTTAATTTCGAAAGGGATTTTTTTCAGTCTTTTTTACTGAAACCTGATTACCTGGACAGTTTTTCCTTTTTTACAGGAACCGATCATTCAAACGTAAAAGAGCTCCCAGCTGAAATTAGAAATGCTGCTGAGGTAATCTGCAGGCAATTGTATGCTCAGGTTAACGATTCTCTACATAAAAACATTGATTTTCAGAAAGTGCTGCTGTTATCACTGCTGATGCTTGTAGAACAACACACGCCGGCTTTACAGTTGCAACAGTTTCAAACGCATAATATGGTGGTGCTGCGCAATTTTCAGAACCTGGTTGAAGAGCATTATCTATTGAAAAGATTGCCTAAAGATTATGCCGAAATGCTCCACCTTACACCAAATCATTTAAATGCCATCTGTAAAGAACTGATCGGTACACAGGCAGGCGAGGTAATCAGGGAACGCGTTTTACTCGAAGCTAAACGTCTTTTGGTGAGTGGTGAGGTCAATATTTCGCAGATTGCCAACGAACTCAATTTTAATGATAATTCTTACTTTACAAAATTCTTTAAAAAGTATACAGGTTTAACACCAGAGCAATTTAAAAAAGAGCATTCAGCGTAG
- the spt gene encoding serine palmitoyltransferase codes for MRKKLQDRIASFKDAAMIKEKGLYPYFRSIESAQDTEVVIDGKKVLMFGSNSYLGLTNHPKIKEAAKAAIEKYGTGCAGSRFLNGSLDIHLELENRLAEYVGKEAAVLFSTGFQVNLGVISCLLDRNDYLLLDEYDHASIIDGSRLAFARTIKYAHNDMQDLRRKLSRLPEDAAKLIVSDGIFSMEGDLVNLPEMVEIANEFGANIMMDDAHSLGVIGFNGSGTASHFNLNEEVDLIMGTFSKSLASLGGFIAGSTETIEFIKHRARSLMFSASMPPSAVASVIAALDIIESEPERIDKLWDNTTYAKKLLVEAGFDIGHSNSPIIPVYIRDNTKTFMITNILQQNGVFVNPVVSPAVPSDSSLIRFSLMATHSFEQIETAIEQLSAAFKAVNVELVGSQS; via the coding sequence ATGCGTAAAAAATTACAAGATAGAATTGCCTCTTTTAAGGATGCAGCTATGATAAAAGAAAAGGGATTGTATCCTTATTTCAGGTCGATAGAATCTGCCCAGGATACCGAGGTGGTGATCGATGGAAAAAAGGTACTGATGTTTGGATCGAACTCTTATTTAGGGTTGACCAATCATCCCAAAATAAAGGAAGCGGCCAAAGCCGCCATCGAAAAATATGGTACAGGTTGTGCTGGCTCGAGGTTTTTAAATGGATCGTTGGATATTCACTTAGAATTGGAAAACCGCCTGGCAGAATATGTTGGAAAAGAGGCTGCAGTGCTTTTTAGCACTGGTTTTCAGGTAAATTTAGGGGTCATTTCATGCCTGCTTGATCGTAACGATTATTTGTTATTAGACGAGTACGATCATGCTTCTATCATTGATGGTAGCCGCCTGGCTTTTGCACGTACCATTAAGTATGCGCATAACGATATGCAGGATCTCCGTCGCAAATTGAGCCGTTTACCTGAAGATGCCGCTAAACTGATTGTTTCTGATGGTATTTTCAGCATGGAAGGTGATCTGGTTAACCTACCCGAAATGGTCGAAATTGCCAATGAATTTGGTGCAAACATCATGATGGATGATGCACATAGTCTTGGCGTAATCGGTTTTAACGGTTCAGGCACCGCTTCTCATTTCAACCTGAACGAAGAGGTTGACCTCATAATGGGCACTTTTAGTAAATCGCTGGCTTCATTAGGTGGTTTTATTGCAGGCAGCACTGAAACGATCGAATTCATTAAACACCGTGCACGCTCACTAATGTTTAGTGCCAGTATGCCGCCATCGGCTGTAGCGAGCGTAATTGCTGCGTTGGATATTATCGAATCGGAGCCAGAGCGCATCGATAAACTCTGGGATAATACCACTTATGCTAAAAAACTTTTGGTAGAAGCTGGTTTTGATATCGGGCATAGCAATAGTCCGATTATTCCCGTGTACATCCGTGATAATACCAAAACCTTTATGATCACCAATATCCTTCAGCAGAACGGGGTTTTTGTCAACCCGGTCGTTTCTCCCGCAGTGCCATCAGATTCATCTTTAATCCGGTTTTCTTTGATGGCCACGCACAGCTTCGAACAGATTGAAACGGCTATTGAGCAATTAAGTGCAGCTTTTAAGGCCGTTAACGTAGAATTAGTAGGAAGCCAATCATGA
- a CDS encoding NAD-dependent epimerase/dehydratase family protein, with translation MKKRVLITGATGFVGYHLIKAALANGMEVYANVRQSANTDHLKDLEINYVDLDFESIYLLKENIEEKKYDYIVHAAAVTRAKSLGDYNKINATYTRNLAVAASKSTHNIQKFIFISSLAALGPLKQKNERLTEKSASNPVTQYGISKALAETYLAQVPNLPLIIFRPTAVYGPREKDIFILIKTLKAGLELYIGKQEQELSFIYATDLADVIIKALASDVVGKAYNISDGAVYNRSSLANYVSKALGKKTVMVNVPVPLIKGLAWGMERLYGVFNKIPALNVDKIKELTALNWGCDIKNIQNDFGFVPQFGLEQGLNETINWYRKNNWL, from the coding sequence ATGAAAAAGCGGGTGTTGATTACAGGGGCAACGGGATTTGTGGGTTATCACCTGATTAAAGCTGCTTTGGCCAATGGGATGGAAGTGTATGCCAATGTACGTCAGTCAGCGAATACTGATCACCTGAAAGATCTTGAGATCAATTATGTCGACCTGGATTTCGAATCGATCTACTTGTTAAAAGAAAATATCGAAGAGAAAAAGTACGATTATATCGTGCATGCAGCTGCGGTAACCAGGGCAAAAAGTTTAGGCGATTACAATAAGATCAACGCAACATATACGAGAAACTTAGCAGTAGCAGCCTCTAAATCAACACACAACATTCAAAAATTCATATTCATCAGCAGTCTGGCAGCATTGGGCCCGTTAAAGCAGAAAAATGAAAGATTGACGGAAAAAAGTGCATCCAATCCGGTAACCCAGTATGGCATCAGCAAAGCATTAGCAGAAACCTATCTGGCACAGGTTCCTAATCTGCCCCTGATCATATTCAGGCCCACTGCGGTTTATGGCCCACGTGAGAAAGATATTTTCATACTGATTAAAACCCTTAAAGCCGGGCTGGAGCTTTACATCGGCAAGCAGGAGCAGGAATTGAGCTTTATCTATGCTACCGACCTGGCTGATGTAATCATAAAAGCACTTGCATCTGACGTAGTTGGTAAAGCTTACAATATATCCGACGGGGCAGTTTACAATCGGTCATCGCTTGCAAATTATGTAAGTAAAGCCTTAGGCAAAAAAACAGTAATGGTAAATGTACCGGTACCGTTGATTAAAGGGCTGGCCTGGGGAATGGAGCGCTTATATGGCGTATTTAATAAAATACCAGCTTTAAATGTAGATAAGATAAAAGAACTCACCGCCTTAAACTGGGGCTGTGACATCAAAAATATTCAGAACGATTTTGGTTTTGTTCCTCAGTTCGGTTTAGAACAGGGCTTAAATGAAACCATCAACTGGTACCGAAAAAACAATTGGTTATAA
- a CDS encoding DUF983 domain-containing protein, protein MENSTNSRFSDLKLSQQTAAVSQWSGFIHSKCPRCRMGSVFTGAVYGFKIQKMNEVCSVCALKFEREPGYFYVSMFVSYAMNVAEIISISVGAYILGLDIVYENLWYFVLAIFAGIAILSPFNYRYSRMVLLYWLSPGLHYDPSRIVENNTKIS, encoded by the coding sequence ATGGAAAACAGCACCAACAGTCGATTTTCAGATTTGAAGTTAAGCCAGCAGACGGCTGCTGTATCACAGTGGAGTGGCTTTATTCACTCTAAATGTCCAAGATGCAGAATGGGTTCGGTTTTTACCGGAGCGGTATATGGATTTAAAATTCAGAAAATGAATGAAGTATGTAGTGTTTGTGCCTTAAAATTTGAGCGTGAGCCGGGCTACTTTTATGTTTCCATGTTTGTAAGTTATGCCATGAACGTTGCCGAAATTATTTCGATAAGTGTTGGGGCTTATATTTTGGGACTTGATATTGTATATGAAAATTTATGGTATTTCGTTTTGGCCATATTTGCTGGAATAGCAATACTATCGCCTTTTAATTACCGCTATTCAAGAATGGTATTACTTTATTGGCTTTCTCCCGGCTTACATTACGATCCATCACGTATTGTAGAAAATAATACGAAAATAAGCTAG
- a CDS encoding inositol-3-phosphate synthase: protein MKQQVKAAEGKLGILMPGLGAVATTMIAGVAAIKKGISKPIGSLTQMGTIRLGKRTEKKEPKIKDFVPLANLEDLVFGGWDVYEDNVYEAALNARVLDANLLRDVREELQAIKPMRAAFDRNYVKNLDGKYVKDIDNRYELALAVMEDIKNFKAANNCDRIVLVWCGSTEIYFEASEVHESLAAFEQGLKDNDLRIAPSMIYAYAALKLGIPFANGAPNLTVDIPALIELAKETDTPIAGKDFKTGQTLMKTILAPGLAARSLGVNGWFSDNILGNRDGLVLDDPDNFKTKEVSKLGVLEDIFKPEVNPDLYGDMYHKIRINYYPPHGDNKESWDNIDIFGWLGYKMQIKINFLCRDSILAAPIVLDLALFIDLAKRSNMSGIQEWLSFYLKSPQTIPDVPAENDIFKQLMKLQNTLRYIMGEELITHLGQDYEEELIETV from the coding sequence ATGAAACAACAAGTAAAAGCAGCTGAAGGTAAGCTGGGAATATTAATGCCAGGATTAGGCGCTGTAGCTACAACCATGATTGCCGGAGTTGCTGCCATTAAAAAAGGCATATCGAAACCAATCGGTTCGTTAACGCAGATGGGTACTATCCGTTTAGGTAAAAGAACAGAAAAAAAAGAGCCAAAAATTAAGGACTTTGTGCCTTTAGCCAATCTGGAAGATTTAGTTTTCGGTGGCTGGGATGTGTACGAAGATAACGTGTACGAAGCCGCATTAAATGCCCGTGTATTGGATGCCAACCTTTTGCGCGATGTACGCGAAGAGTTACAGGCCATTAAACCGATGCGTGCCGCTTTCGACAGAAACTACGTAAAAAATCTTGATGGTAAATATGTAAAAGACATCGATAACCGTTACGAACTGGCTTTAGCGGTAATGGAAGACATTAAAAATTTCAAAGCTGCAAACAACTGCGACCGTATTGTATTGGTTTGGTGTGGTTCTACCGAAATTTATTTCGAAGCATCAGAAGTGCACGAATCGCTTGCTGCATTTGAGCAGGGCTTAAAAGACAACGATCTTCGGATTGCGCCAAGTATGATTTATGCTTATGCTGCCTTAAAATTGGGTATTCCATTCGCTAACGGAGCACCAAACTTAACGGTAGATATTCCTGCATTAATCGAGTTAGCTAAAGAAACCGATACGCCAATTGCAGGTAAAGATTTCAAAACTGGTCAAACTTTAATGAAAACCATTTTAGCACCAGGTTTAGCCGCACGCTCGTTAGGGGTAAACGGTTGGTTTTCTGATAATATTTTAGGTAACCGCGATGGTTTAGTATTGGATGACCCGGATAACTTTAAAACAAAAGAGGTATCTAAACTGGGTGTGCTGGAAGATATCTTTAAACCAGAAGTTAACCCGGATTTATATGGTGATATGTACCACAAAATCAGGATCAATTACTATCCGCCTCACGGTGATAACAAAGAAAGCTGGGATAACATCGATATTTTCGGTTGGTTGGGCTATAAAATGCAGATCAAAATCAATTTCCTTTGCCGCGATTCCATTTTAGCTGCACCAATTGTGTTGGATCTTGCTTTGTTTATCGATTTGGCTAAACGTTCTAATATGTCGGGTATTCAGGAGTGGTTATCATTCTACTTAAAATCGCCACAAACAATCCCTGATGTACCAGCAGAGAACGACATCTTTAAACAGTTAATGAAACTTCAAAATACCTTACGTTACATCATGGGCGAAGAGTTGATCACCCATTTAGGTCAGGATTACGAAGAAGAACTGATAGAAACCGTATAG